In Heterodontus francisci isolate sHetFra1 unplaced genomic scaffold, sHetFra1.hap1 HAP1_SCAFFOLD_51_2, whole genome shotgun sequence, a single window of DNA contains:
- the LOC137363007 gene encoding histone H2B 1/2-like, whose protein sequence is MQEKKKAAAKKGAKKTVSKPSAKGGKRRRKSRKESYSIYIYKVMKQVHPDTGISSKAMSIMNSFVNDIFGRIAGEASRLAHYNKRSTISSREIQTAVRLLLPGELAKHAVSEGTKAVTKYTSSK, encoded by the coding sequence gagaagaagaaagcagctgctaagaagggcgccaagaaaactgtgagtaaaccatcagcaaagggcggtaagaggcggagaaagtcgaggaaggagagttactccatctacatctacaaagtgatgaagcaggttcaccccgacaccggcatctcctccaaggccatgagcatcatgaactcgtttgtgaacgatattttcgggcgcatcgcgggtgaggcttcccgcctggcccattacaacaagcgcagcaccatcagctcccgggagatccagaccgccgtgcgcctgctgctgcccggggagctggccaagcacgccgtgtcggaagggacaaaggcggtgaccaagtacaccagctccaagtaa